attctgaatagaattttgagttggctacgtcaggctagcGCTTACCCTACCCAAATATCAATTcattacactgcacatattgTACAAAGCCTACCTGAATTAGAGGATATATAAATACATCATCCAAACATTTGTTATCAAAAGTTTATTAAATCGAGTTGACTGTAAATACAGTGATCTGTACAATGATCTATAATGATTCTCTTCATCCATGTCACAAAACAGTCTCATATAATACACACGCATcctcgcaaacacacacactagtcgtCTCCCTCTGGTTTCTGCCTATCTCAGGCTGTTGCTGCCTGGCTGGCAGCTGGTGAGGCCGGGGTGATCAGGGCTATGGCGGTTCTGAGGTGAAAAATCAGCAAGATTAGGCTCACAACAACCTAAAGAACTTAACAGGATTTCAGCAGGGTCTTATAAAGCCTAAAATTCAataatatgtaaaaaaaataacaataatattatGTACTAGATATTAAATACTTTTATCGCTACCTCTAGTAGTAAATTAAACACTTTAGTGGCATAGGTTGTGTATTATAGTTGCTTTTCTCAACAATACAGATATATAACAATGTAAGCAACTACATATGAGATCAACATGCAGGGCTCCCACCAATTTTCACTGACAATTTCAAAACCTTTCCATGATTCTTCAATAACCTTCAATGGAATTTCAATTGACTTTCCTGCTGAAAAACAGCCTGGCTAAGgcggtttgctggttgaccagcttattaaccagcttgtttgaccaccatATGATGGTTGACCAACTAGACCAGCCCAGCAAAACTCTGTTGAAAACATACCCTCAGCTGGCTTACCCAGCTTACAATGGTAATTCTGCTGATTTTGCTCAAGATGGTCATTTTATCTGCTGTTGCTGATCTTacattgctggtttaactggcagcttatgttggtcattctagcaaaccaacatgaccatcttacaccaataATGTCAAGCTTGGCAAGCTGGTCACAAGTATGAGCACCTTaaaccagctgtatcccacatgaCGGGCTTGTCACACCAGCATTACCAGCTTTCTCACATGGACGAGCCAGCATGTCcacctggtggcccaaccagctacaccagcaaagaccagcatgagctggaagaaaaccagcaaagaccagcaaccagctggtttctagctctttttttcagcagggttttCTTAGAGCGCACAAAATAATTTTCAGGGTACAAAATAATTTACTCTACACCACAGGTGTGGCAAATTATGAAACGTGACTTAAACAACTAGATTGGATAACATGTGTTCTCTCCCCTACCTATGAAGGAAGCGATCAAATTCTGACATGATGTACGCTATTTCCTTCCTACGTCCCTAGTATAACATAATGCAATGTCATGACTTTTCCAAAACTTTTAATGGATTTACTGAATTTCATGATTTCTCCACGCCTGGGAAATGGGATTTCACAATCCCATGACTTTCCCAGTCTTCCATGACCATGGGAACCCTGAACTGACAACTGATGCAAACTTTGTAGCCTGTATAAAATTCAGTTTGTTTGCAAATATGTTTACTTTGTTAGTAATTCGGAAACTATGATTTGATTAACTATGATTGGCCTGAATCGGTCTAAAATGTCATCCATAAttgtcttaaaaagtcttacaTATAACTTGTTGAAATCTGCACAAACCTGGATTTAAGAAAGAATAGTTCATATCTGGCATTAGCTcaccttcttctttttcttgtccttctttttcttcttacGGTCAGGATCATCatccctctttttcttcttcttcttcggaTCAGAATCTGAGGGTGTTTCTATAGAACGCCAACAAAATGTTGATTAGGCCTCTATACTTCGCACAAGTTTGAGACCACTGATCTCTAGTGGTTGCCTGGCAGTACTGCAATTGGTGAGTCAATACAACTGCTAAACAATATTTGTATCAAAATGAAAGCACAGTTGTAAAATCAGTCACATTTCTTGTCTTGCATTAtattttgcattacatttttTGCTAGGGCAGATGAAAGCCCTTTGAAGACAAAATGGCCTAAGTTTCATTATTATCTTATGAATGAGGTTTGTGTTGTACAGACTTTTTTTGTAAGCAATACAAATTTCATCTTAATTGTCTCAAGAAATAAAACCATCTAAACCTACACTGTCAGCTTAACATAAACGACCAGTCATCAATTGCTACTGCGAAATGCCTTGGATAAGCATGTTGTCTGTGGTAAACTTGAAGGAATAATAACCTGGTGGTATAGGGTCCTGTGGCCGATggtgtctgtgcttgtgcttgCTCTTTTTCTTTGGAGGTTGAATATGCATCAGTCTGTACTGTTCAGGAAGCTggacaacacaccaacacaagcacaaacagtgagcaaaaaaacaacaaataaaaaagggtCGTGTAATGTTCCTGCCTGAAGGTaggaaagtatgtgtgtgtgtatgtttttaccGGGCCAGTGTGAAGTCGGAAGCCAGTTAGTAGATTTCCAGTCAGCGGACTAAAGGAGTTACCACACACTGGTGGCTTCTCTATTAGAGACCTTAGTGAACTTCCATCCTGCACGCCAGGGACATCTATCATACCTGCAAGATATCACAAGTATGACCTAATATGCCTGAACTGCGCATTGCATTCTGTGACAGATgtgttttctcacacacacaggaagaaatgTACATGGGTatgcaaaaataaaaattaatttccATGTAATCTGTCACACAAATTTGACAAGCTTTGTTCTTAGGGATGACTAGACTGTATGGGGATGACACGTACCTGGCAGCTCCGGTAAAAAGTTGCTGAGTTTTTCTTTGACTTTCTTTCCACAAAATTTATTATATGCATGCTCCAAGTTATAATGTGTTATAAGGTTTGTGTTTCCCGTCAGATCGTTGCCGactaaaaataaaacacaagcaAATATGTCACAATTAATTGTATGTTTTGATTACATAGTAGCGGTCTGCACTGGATACTTCCCACGGTTAGCATTTCACATCACAATAGCTGCTAACTAAATGTTCTCACAAAAGCTAACAATCCCTTCTACTACTTCATCGTGCTCAAGTTTACTCACGATAGAACAACGTTTACTTTTAAAATACCGACAGGATTAGGGGAAAGATTACTTCTAGCTGAAGTAGTAAGTCTATACCTGGCAGTTCCCGAAGCAAATAAAAGGGTTCATTCATGACACCAGGTTTCCGCAGAGCAGGCCCTTCATCCCCGTGCTGTGGTTGTATCTGAGCCGGCATTGACACTTGGTTTTGCGGAAGCGGCGGCGGAGGTTTCCCTGGACCAAAACCTATTGCCGAGGAGCCCGGAGGTACTTGAGTTTCGCTTTGGCCAAATAATGTGGAATATATTTCGGTCATAGCTGAAATAATAATACCATTTAACCTGACATAACAAGTAATTACAACCAACACTTCCAGACGATGTCCCACAGACTGCGTTCTCTTGAGCTACACTCTACGGTCTACCAAAGATGCCTCCTCGACGATTCCAATTTTACCGTAATACAACGAATACATAATCATGTTGACCTCATGCTTTGACAAATGTATGATTTCCCCCCATAAACATGTGCACAATGCTCTTATTTGAACTTCATAATAACCTATTTCACCGTAACACAGGTTTAATAATGTAATAGAGCAAAATACAATTATATATTACATGATCTGAACATACAATTTTCTGATCAGAAAAAGTCATTACATTTCTAAAAACCCTAAAGAAAAGACACAATAGGAGTCATGAATCAGGTATGTCCAAAGTCAAACAAAATAGTTAACAAGGAGATATAGAGGAGACATCTTGATTAGTTCAATACATCTTATTctcatggacggattatgagcCACTGAATCAAGCAATGACAAAAAACACGTTTTGATCAGTGGCTTTAGATCGAGTTTTTGTAGCTCAGACAGCAATTCAAAATTGGGACACAATCTTAAATTTATtcaacataaatacaaaaacacaatataCAACATAACAAAAATCTTCCTGCTTCATATTAGAAAAATATTTAAGATTTAGAGTCCCTCAAAGGTCTCCTCTGGGCAAAGAGAAGAAATACAGGTCCCCAGATCTTCAACAGAAGCCTGAAAGGAGATAAGGGAAGGATAACTGTCGTCAGATGTAATATGATAACAATATGATGTCATTATTTTGATAATCCAGTTGGAGGTTGCAAGCTTCTATTTCAGTGCTCACCTTCCAGTCATCCACTGCAGCTGCAATGCGCTGCTCTGTGTTTGCAATGGCGATCCGGCCCTCTCGCACCTTCCCAGCCAGCGCGGCGTTCTCTTTACAAAgcttctccagctctctcttcaTGTAGAGTTCCTGCTTTTTATAATAAGGAGTCAGGAAGCTACTGATGTCCTGTTCTGGCACACCACTGGGACGCCTGAAACACAGAACCCAAACAGAGTCAGCCAACTGGAACAACAGTTAACTCAAAGAATCAACAAAGGGCTGCTTTCAGTTCACATGACTATAacagcaagtcaagtcaagtcggctttattgtcaattcctttacatgcactggtcatacaaagaattgaaatttcgtttcttactttcccatgcagacatagacatactttaaatacagacatagacatactttagacatagacctagccatagacaataaaaaataaaaaaatatatacagacataccacatacagacattaaagtgcgagactgaaatatagaacatatatcaaaatatagaacatatatcaaaaaaagaggtagttgtgttgtaaaTTTACAGTCCTAGCGTAACAttctgacagagtagtagtagcagcagcattgtggcagagtgataaataacattgataacatttacatgaagtttaaacttgtgcttgtgtgtactgtatatttacattgatatgcagtcatttcaagtatatcaggcttgatatgaagcagcaacacgttaggttGCGctgtcacagtgcagttccacagggcggtcctggggggggttagggtagacaggatcctaggttcctggctggctggtgggtgggagagtgggtagagtgttcagcatcctgattgcttggtggatgaagctacttgcaagtctggtggtgcgggagcggaggctcctgtacctctttccagagggcaggaggctgaacagttcatGTGCAGGGTGagttgacaatcattagtgctttgcgggtgaggcgggtggtgtaaatgtcctgcagggaggggagtggtgctccaatgatcctcttagctgtgttaacaatgcgctggagggtcttcctgttctgatctgtgcagcttccgccccacactgtgatacAGCTGGACActatgctctcgatggtccctctttagaatgtggtcatgacgggaggcgtggcactttcCTTCTTCAATTTCGCCAAGAagtagaggctgctgggctttcttaagccagtgatgctgtgttggtggtccaggagaggtcgtcgctgatgtccacccccaggaattttgtgctactcactctctccacagcatctccgtcgatggacagtggtggcagttgtttgtggtctctctgaaagttgacaatctccttggtcttgctgacattcagcaggaggttgttgtctttgcaccatttagccagcaggtctacttctctgtagtgagcctcatcgcccttattgatgtggcccaccagtgttgagccgtgagtggttgtacagtcatgtgttagcagtgtgaagagcagggggctgagcacacacccttgcgGGGCTCCTGTGCttagggtcagagtgcttgaggtgttgttcccgacacgtactgcttgtggtctctgcaacaggaagtccagcagccagttgcagagggaggtgctgaatcctagcttgtccagtttgctgatgagttgttgtggtattatggtattgaatgctgaactgaagtctatgaacagcttTCTTccatgagtctttattgtccaagtgggtgagggctggatggagggcagagcagattgcatcctccgtggatcgtttggctcggtatgcaaactggaaggggtccagggtagggggtagggtggctttgatgtgtgacatgactagccgttcgaagcatttcatgattatgggcgtgagtgctacaggacggtagtcattgaagcatgatggtgatgatttctttggcacgggtatgatggtggcagctttgaaaagtgatgggatgactgcttgctccagagaggtgttgaaaatgtctgtaaaaacatccttcagctcttctgtacagtccttcaacactcggcctggtatgttgtctgggcctgctgctttgcgtgggttaatggtggctagtgtcctcttcacgctggcagaggacaggtacaggggtTGGTCGTGGGGGGAGGTAgggttttctgtgggtgagtgtcattttgtgcttcaaaacgggcgaaaaaactgttcaggtcatttagcagagaggtgttgttctcacagctccGTGGCACAGGCTTGTAGTCAGCGATGGCCTGTATGCCCTGCCACAGGCTCTGTGCgtctctgctgtctttgaagtgtgttgttattttgtctgtgtaatccttttttgccttcctgatgccctgggacaggttagccctcgctgttcttaggccagctacatctccagctctgaaggctttgtctctggccctcagcagtctgtggacgtctcctgtcagccatggcttctggttggtccgagtggtgatgtgttttatttctgtaacatcattgatgcatttggtgatgtaggaggtcacagtgtctgtgtattcctcaatgtcaatgtggttgttgtgggtggcagctgttttgaaaatatcccagtctgttgtttcaAAGCAGTCCTGAAGTTGTGAGACGGCCCCCTCCGGCCACACTCTCACCTCCTTCAGAACTGGTTTGGTGACTtttgctctttgtctgtatcgGGGCAGCAGCAGGATGCTAATGTGGTCTGACTGTCCGATGTGGGGCAGGGGTTTGGCTTTGTAGGCTTTTTTCTGTGGGGTGTAAACAAGGTCCAGGGTGTTttgtcctcttgttggaaagtttacatgttggtgaaattttggtagtacagttttgagattggCGTGATTGAAATCTCCAGCGATGATTGTGAAGGCATCCGGGTGTTCACTTTGTTGTTCACTGACGGCCCGATACCTCTCATTCAGTGCCATGCTCCTGtcactgtttttgttgctgggggggggggtgtacacCACGACCAGCAGAATCGCGGTGAATTCCCTGGGGAGGTAGAAGGGTCGGCACTCAATGATCATAAACTCCGCCAGTGGAGAGCAGTGTCTGTGTAGCTACTACCGTAGCGTCTCGGCACCAAGCATCATGTGTGTAAACACAAACTCCTCCACCACGTTTTTTGTCTGCTAGGGCTCTGTCAGCTCGATAGCACGTTAGCTGCTCCAgagggggtattccatcaacctcgctaaaggccaaacctggcttatttcgataagtctcgctaattttagtgagaattccgttccattaatgaggttaacgtgaatcccagtttggtaaccatgggaatttatgccacagaactaacctgctccgtagcagcagagaatgtctaataaggggagaactgccactctcggaaaacttccggtttctgaactggttgcagttccttctgtggttccacatgagggcgcttgtccacgagtgcagaatgcatggaggtctatggagctatacccctcaaaatccacttttctcaggatataattttttttcaagtaatttgagtattgtattcgaaaggggagccaaagaaaatacacttggttgagtattatatttttttaaagtcacttaattgttcttaaaagcctttcaaatgtgtcaatgacttcattcattagcacaatgcttgcgtgttatgtgcaacaacgacccaacctgtaagaaatcaaaaggacataagtactcgttcattcaacttttgacctataacccatgttgaagttatacaagctacaatcaaatctgagatttgtcaatgacaatcaggtgaaagagacaattttagccgtctagctccattgactcccattcattccgcactcatggcgatcgcccccagtggaactctggtggaactgcatccaaaattcggtacaatgggacttaatacggagtggcaaggctctccgtagacgggctctggtagcaggttaactttcaagctaaattaagctgtgttgcaaaaaaaaccaatcagtcggaaaacgagtccaaaaagatggttccgtcaacctgcgctctcgtcacctgtagcctatgacttcaaaaatagaagtaggcctaaatgtttttttccgacagtgcaccaagcatggatttacacattcactagctccaaagaatgtatgaagattatTGTTTTGTTCTTCATTTCAATAAAGAAACTGTATTCAGCAATTTGTCATTTATTATTAATCTTCAAGCTAGATGTGACATGCTTGAAATCATAGACTTTTGCGAAGTCTTGCCACTCTTTGCTACTAAAGCATGGTCCATTGTCACTCATTACTGTATGCGGAATGCCATGTCTGGCGAAGATGGATTTGGCATGTTTAATGACACAGTTGGACGATGTACTTGAGAGTAATGCCATCTCAGGGTAATTTGAGAAATAGTCAATTACTACTTAGTCCTTTCCTTTCAGGTGGAACAAGTCCATTCCTACTTTGTGCCATGGTGTTGTTGTCACATCAGCTACAGTCATTggctcttttgtttgtttgtttctgtattTCTGGCATGTCTCGCATCTGCTTATCATGTTGTCAATGTCTTTGTTAAGTCCAGGCCAGAATACTGTGTCTCTTGCCCttcttttacatttttcaacacCTAAGTGTCCTTCATGTATTCTCTGCAGTAGCTCTTGTCTAAGTGTACGTGGGATGActattctgttttgttttaacaACAGTCCATTAACTACACTCAGCTCACCTCTGACATGGTAGAACTGTGGACAGGATCCTGCAGCCCATTCATTCCGCATGTTCTCCATCACGCGCTGTAGCTCTGGGTCTCTTGCCATCTCGTCGATGATCTGCCGGGTCTTGGCGTCGGACACAGGAAGTGTTGCAGACACCGTGTTGACGTGCACCTGGACATCTTCTTCAGTCGTTCTCGCACAACCCTTGACAGGAGCTCTTGACAATGCATCAGCGAGAATGAGGTGTTTGCCTGGTGTGTAGATGAGTTCAATGTCATACCTCtgcatcttcatcatcatcatcatcatcatcatgcgcTGTATCCGTGGTGACATTTCATTCAGGTTCTTTTTCATTATTGCAACGAGTGGACGATGGTCAGTCTCAACCGTGAAGGTGGGTAGGCCGTATACGTAGCTGTGAAACTTTTCAAGACCAAACATTAATCCGAGACACTCTTTCTCAATTTGTGCATATCTGCACTCAGTCTCTGTCATAGACCTATGCTACAGGTTTCCAGCGCTCACCTTCAGCTTGTAGTAGTATTGCACCGATTCCATCTTTCGAAGCATCTGTAGACACCTTGATTCTTTTGGTTGGGTCGAAGAGTGTCAGCACAGGTGTGGCAGTGAGTGCTTCTTTGAGCTTTTGCCACTCACGCTCATGGTTGACTGTCCAGTCGAAGTTTTCTTTGTGGAGGAGCTCACACAGGGAAGTTGTTTTTGCTGAGAGATTGGGTATGAATTTCCCGATGAAGTTTACCATTCCCATGATGCGTAGAACACCTGGTTTGTCTGTGGGTTTTGGCATGTTCAGTATGGCGTTAATCTTTTCTTCATCTGGCTGTATGCCCTGAGCTGAGAGCTTGTCTCCGAGGAACACGATCTCTTGAGCAGCAAACtggcatttgtttttgttgagcTTTAATCCATTCTTCTGTATTCGCTCTAGAACATTGGTCAGTCTCTGATTGTGCTGCTGGATTGTGGACCcccatatgatgatgcatctaCATAGGCTCTTACTCCATCCAGGCCTTCGATGATGTGCTCCATTGCCCTATGAAAGATTTCAGAGGAGGATATGATTCCAAAGGGGAGCCTCTGAAAACAGTATCGTCCAAAGGGTGTATTGAACGTACACATCTTGGTACTGCCCTCATCCAGCCTCAGTTGCCAAAAACCTTGTGACGCATCAAGTTTGGAGAAGTATCTGGCGCCTGCCATCTAGCTGGTGATCTCCTCTCGCTTGGGTATTTGGTAGTGTTCACGCTTGATGTTTTCATTGAGGTCTTTTGGATCCTATGGATGCGTATCCTCAGCTCTCCACTCTTTTTCTTTACGCAGACCATGGGATTAACCCACTCTGTCGGTTCTTCGATCTTCTTTATCACTCCAAGCGCCGTCATCCGCTCCAGCTCTTTCTTCAAGCTGTCTCCGAGTGCCAGTGGAACTCTTCTTGCGGCATGAACAACTGACCGTGCGTTGTCTTTCAGCTGAATTTTGTATGTGAATGGCAGCATACCAAAACCTCTGAAGACGTCGGAGAAGTTCTGCACGATCACGTCAGCAGAGTCAGGTGAGTCAGTCATGCTGGTGTTGATTCGATACACCCTTTTCACGAGCTCCAGGCTTTCACAAGCTTTGTCCCCTAGCAGTGAATCGAGTTCATCAGGAACAACTGAGAATAGCAGGTGATGCACTTTGATGCATCCTTGACTGTGACTTTCAGCTTGCATGTGCCTAAGCACTCAATGCTCTGTCCATTGTAGTCTTTCAGTGCGAGTGTTTTCTTCTGTATTTTTGGTTTTTCTCTCATCGCCTTCACATCTGACACCTGTATCTAGCTTCAGTGTAATTATAGTCCCATTAATTTGCAGTGGTGCTATCCATTTGTCTGATTTAACAGCATTTATCTGTGCTTTTGGTTCATCTTCACAGTTCACCATGGAAATAAAGAATGTGTCACCTAATTCTGTATCTTCCACAACATTCACCGAttttcctctctgtttctcttttcgttttgaaaaacactgtttggcaaaGTGATTCTTGCCCTGGCAGTTGCTGCATTGCTTGCCGAAAGCAGGGCATTCTCTGGGCTTATGCTGTGTGCCGCACCGTTTGCACTGAAACTGTCCCGTTTTCTGTCCACTATAATTTCCTTGACGTGCATTGTGGTGCTTGGATATGGCGCCAACGTCTGCCGTTTCTCTCAGATTTGTAttgctaggtgctgcttcactgAACGTCCGTACATGCTTTTTGCTAAGCTCGCTAGCTTGGCCAATCTTCACTGCTGCACATAGCTTTAGTTCAGTCACCCTTAGCAGTCTTTCTCTAACCTTCTTATCCTCAATTCCAGACACGATCTGACCCCTGATCATTGAGTCTTTGAGAGTGCCGAAATCACATGACTGTGCTTTTATTTTCAGGTCTGTGACAAAGTTGTCAAAATTTTCTCCTGACTGCTGTAGCCTCGAACGGAATACATATCTCTCGTATGTCTCATTTTTCTTAAGAGAGCAATGAGCTTCGAACTTGGCTATCACAGTGTCAAACTTTGATCGGTCTTCTCCCTCCTCATATACGAAGGTATTGTACACTTCAATGGCTTGTGGCCCAGCTACAGTTAGCAGTAAAGCTACCTTTCTTGAGTCCGGTTTGTTGTCCAGCCCCGTTGCCTCGATGTATAGCCGAAACTGCTGCTGAAAAGTGCGCCAATTG
The Alosa alosa isolate M-15738 ecotype Scorff River chromosome 21, AALO_Geno_1.1, whole genome shotgun sequence genome window above contains:
- the med19a gene encoding mediator of RNA polymerase II transcription subunit 19-A, producing MTEIYSTLFGQSETQVPPGSSAIGFGPGKPPPPLPQNQVSMPAQIQPQHGDEGPALRKPGVMNEPFYLLRELPVGNDLTGNTNLITHYNLEHAYNKFCGKKVKEKLSNFLPELPGMIDVPGVQDGSSLRSLIEKPPVCGNSFSPLTGNLLTGFRLHTGPLPEQYRLMHIQPPKKKSKHKHRHHRPQDPIPPETPSDSDPKKKKKKRDDDPDRKKKKKDKKKKKNRHSPDHPGLTSCQPGSNSLR